The following proteins are co-located in the Gloeocapsa sp. PCC 7428 genome:
- a CDS encoding serine hydrolase translates to MLFQKQNQAFKKRKYAYRLISWIVLATLFLSLSVLPSWARNTPADIQVIDRQSEQPITEPVKPVPVAPSAPGLNDPQEFEAFIDNFFKEEMSKSHIPGGVVSVVKDGKIFFAKGYGYANVEKKIPVEADKTLFRVASLSKLFTATAAMQLYERGLLQLNGEVNNYLTNFQLENPYPEPVKVAQLMTHTDGTSQRRIGLAARTAEEMQPLGDYLADQMPPVVWFPGKLYNYSSHSSALLGYFVQKISGLPVSQYIDKNIFQPLNMPRSTFVQPPPPPLTEDLAVGYQYQNGNFKSVPYLYLNIAPAASMQTTAIDMAHFAIAHLQLGRYENARILEPDTVRLMHQTHFTQHPLLPGTAYEFHERLENGIRSLTHLGSLRGYSSSLTLLPDRNIGIFTATNSFAGIHGKLLSQFFDRYFPVAQPRTPKQPISLTQEQLNRFTGIYRDLEYPRDTFAKMSAPFKHIKIEKADNGTLQVRTPSLFFLGNAPKIRLIPVEPLLFQRVNDEAFTGFGEDSSGRIAFAFNPLWPVIGTFERIHWYERVWVQLGVVGFCAVVFLSAALIYPIAPLIRHLRGKRFQGRQLRWAWILAGLSGTLNLVFLIGFPVSIWLYGFWRLVYGVPTVTIAFLCIPLLTTALTLGLFVFTALAWKNQYWSFVKRSHYSLITLAALVFIPFLAYWNLLGFQF, encoded by the coding sequence ATGTTGTTTCAGAAACAAAACCAAGCTTTCAAAAAACGCAAGTATGCTTATAGGTTAATTTCTTGGATAGTTTTAGCTACTTTATTTCTCTCATTATCTGTGCTACCGAGTTGGGCGCGAAATACTCCAGCCGATATACAGGTTATTGACCGCCAATCGGAGCAGCCGATTACTGAACCAGTGAAACCTGTACCTGTGGCTCCTAGCGCGCCTGGATTAAATGATCCACAAGAATTTGAAGCATTTATAGACAATTTCTTTAAAGAAGAAATGTCGAAGTCTCACATTCCTGGCGGAGTCGTTTCTGTAGTCAAAGATGGCAAGATCTTTTTTGCTAAAGGTTATGGTTACGCCAACGTAGAAAAGAAAATCCCAGTTGAAGCCGATAAAACGCTGTTTCGCGTTGCCTCGCTTTCCAAACTCTTTACCGCTACAGCAGCAATGCAGTTATACGAGCGAGGATTGCTGCAATTAAATGGTGAGGTTAACAATTACCTTACCAATTTCCAACTAGAAAATCCTTATCCCGAACCAGTTAAAGTTGCTCAACTAATGACGCATACGGACGGCACTTCTCAAAGGCGGATTGGACTTGCGGCTCGCACCGCAGAGGAGATGCAGCCATTAGGAGACTACCTAGCTGACCAAATGCCACCTGTCGTCTGGTTTCCAGGCAAACTCTACAACTATTCCAGTCATAGCAGTGCGTTGTTAGGTTATTTCGTACAAAAGATTTCCGGTCTTCCCGTCAGTCAATATATCGACAAAAACATCTTTCAACCGCTGAATATGCCCCGCAGCACCTTTGTTCAGCCACCGCCACCACCTCTCACAGAGGATTTAGCTGTGGGCTATCAGTATCAAAACGGTAACTTTAAATCTGTTCCCTACCTGTATCTCAACATTGCCCCAGCGGCTTCGATGCAAACAACTGCTATAGATATGGCTCACTTTGCGATCGCTCACTTGCAACTCGGTCGCTATGAAAATGCACGTATCCTAGAGCCAGATACCGTCCGGTTGATGCATCAAACGCACTTTACCCAGCATCCTCTATTACCTGGGACTGCTTACGAATTTCACGAGCGGTTGGAAAATGGCATTAGATCGCTCACGCACTTAGGTAGCTTGCGAGGATATTCTAGCTCTCTTACCCTGCTGCCCGACCGAAACATTGGTATCTTTACTGCAACCAACAGTTTCGCTGGGATACATGGAAAATTACTATCTCAATTTTTTGATCGCTATTTTCCTGTAGCTCAACCACGTACACCTAAGCAACCCATTTCCCTCACTCAGGAGCAACTGAATCGGTTTACTGGGATCTACCGTGACTTGGAGTATCCCCGCGATACCTTTGCTAAAATGAGCGCGCCATTTAAGCATATCAAGATTGAGAAAGCTGACAACGGCACTTTGCAGGTTCGTACTCCTAGCCTATTTTTTCTAGGAAATGCTCCCAAGATCCGGTTAATACCTGTGGAACCGTTGTTATTCCAGCGAGTCAATGACGAGGCTTTCACTGGTTTTGGCGAGGACAGCAGCGGTCGAATTGCATTTGCGTTTAATCCACTGTGGCCCGTTATCGGAACCTTCGAGCGAATTCATTGGTATGAAAGGGTCTGGGTACAATTAGGAGTTGTTGGCTTTTGTGCTGTAGTCTTTCTATCAGCTGCGCTAATTTATCCGATCGCGCCTTTAATTCGACATTTGCGCGGTAAGCGGTTTCAAGGACGACAGTTGCGTTGGGCTTGGATACTTGCAGGCTTGAGCGGTACTTTGAATCTAGTTTTTTTGATTGGCTTTCCCGTATCAATTTGGCTGTATGGCTTTTGGCGGCTGGTGTATGGCGTACCTACTGTGACGATCGCTTTTCTCTGCATTCCCCTGCTTACCACTGCATTGACGCTAGGGTTGTTTGTCTTTACCGCTTTGGCTTGGAAAAATCAATATTGGTCTTTTGTAAAGCGATCGCATTATTCTTTGATTACCCTAGCTGCGTTGGTTTTTATTCCCTTTCTTGCCTACTGGAATTTATTGGGATTTCAGTTTTAG
- a CDS encoding DUF2391 family protein: protein MWLSYTILLSLPSTIGGAAGRLAI from the coding sequence ATGTGGTTAAGTTACACTATACTACTAAGTTTACCATCGACAATTGGTGGCGCAGCTGGACGGTTAGCAATATGA
- a CDS encoding TIGR02588 family protein codes for MTEGQQSPDREQQKRSLAEWVSFGIASFILAAIAGLVIYEWLVQDNRPPVISVRHTGNTRQVQDQFYIPFAVTNTGGQAADAVQAVAQLRVNGVVEVTGDQQISYLSKGETKKGAFVFNRNPNQGKLILRVTSYQQPYFERTRAIERKP; via the coding sequence ATGACTGAAGGACAGCAATCCCCTGATCGAGAGCAGCAAAAGCGATCGCTGGCTGAGTGGGTATCGTTTGGTATTGCTTCATTCATCTTGGCGGCGATCGCAGGTTTAGTAATTTATGAATGGCTAGTGCAAGATAACCGCCCTCCCGTGATTTCTGTCAGACATACTGGAAACACTCGCCAAGTTCAAGACCAATTTTATATTCCTTTTGCTGTTACCAATACTGGCGGACAAGCCGCTGATGCAGTGCAAGCTGTTGCCCAATTGCGGGTTAATGGTGTAGTTGAGGTAACTGGCGATCAACAGATTAGTTATTTATCCAAAGGTGAAACTAAAAAAGGAGCTTTTGTATTTAATCGCAACCCAAATCAAGGTAAACTCATCTTGCGAGTTACAAGCTATCAGCAACCTTATTTCGAGCGCACAAGAGCAATAGAGAGAAAGCCTTAG
- a CDS encoding WGxxGxxG family protein produces the protein MKRSRLIQTVGLVILGASVMVLPACTTEPVETVAPRPGVGVVAERDNDFDWGWIGLVGLVGLFGLSGKKGNR, from the coding sequence ATGAAACGTTCTCGTCTAATTCAAACAGTTGGTCTTGTTATTTTAGGTGCAAGTGTTATGGTTTTACCTGCTTGCACTACAGAGCCAGTTGAGACTGTGGCACCACGTCCAGGGGTTGGAGTTGTGGCTGAAAGAGATAATGATTTCGATTGGGGTTGGATTGGTTTAGTTGGCTTGGTTGGTTTATTTGGTTTAAGTGGTAAAAAAGGCAATCGCTGA
- a CDS encoding WGxxGxxG family protein, whose translation MEPTKSNKLIKLVGVSLLAISTAAIPLTLPTSAQAVEPGVGAGVYEREGVYEDNDFDWGWLGLIGLAGLAGLAGKSKGRRSDATAYQEPEPVRNNYRE comes from the coding sequence ATGGAACCAACCAAAAGTAATAAGTTGATTAAACTAGTTGGTGTTAGCTTGCTAGCAATATCTACAGCAGCTATACCGTTAACTCTACCTACCTCAGCCCAAGCAGTAGAGCCTGGAGTTGGAGCGGGAGTATACGAGCGCGAAGGAGTATATGAAGATAATGATTTTGACTGGGGTTGGTTGGGATTAATTGGTTTAGCTGGTTTAGCTGGTTTAGCTGGTAAGAGTAAAGGTCGTCGCAGCGATGCAACTGCCTATCAAGAGCCTGAGCCAGTCCGCAATAACTATAGGGAATAA